The Bacteroides sp. genome has a segment encoding these proteins:
- a CDS encoding BamA/TamA family outer membrane protein: MRNKGQFTIWQLLGLLTLLLAGQGCSNLKYLEEGQELYTGSRIAFEKEEKIYGLGKVEEELEEVMKPEPNGRFLGLRIRLWLYNIAGEPTGKGLRHLLRNRFGRPPVLFEQVSVPRTSTLLENRLRNLGFFDASVAYEVKRKEQKASVDYTVSLRPPYTFGTVHPLTGHDSLSALINRSEEASLIKTGDLYRLETLKEERERIDRILKSQGYYFFHPDFLLFQADTTIGERSVEVFTTLKSDNLPQAAKAYRIGNVYVHGDYLFDSGQQLPAADTLVFREGLYVFDREKQFKPAMLANAIFLRRGELYDIENHDRTLNHLLGLGVFKFVNIRFEETMLDSLPALDVRLLLTPVEKKSLNAEILGIARSNLFAGPGLNLSFRNRNALGGAEQLRFTTNTSVETLIARNQDPANSVEAGLEGEFIFPRFVIPFNISRSAPILLPKTSISLAFNYLSRTDAFNLSSIKLQYGYSWNQKITSNHRLSPIVLNWFNLGKVSENASASLVEGALLRRGLFEQFIIGSEYSLTINSQLREKRRNDWYLNLNADLSGNLARGLFSLVDAKQDAEGSYQILGQAFSQYARSDFDIRFYHQINRKQRIATRLIAGVGVPFGNSQTLPYVKRFNIGGSNSIRAFHPRTLGPGAYQSPDSLQGRFNIQQSGDIKLELNLEYRFDITRFLKGAFFVDAGNVWRLEEDTLAPGGQFQLGRFYEQIAVGAGIGLRIDVNFFVLRFDFAFPLMVPWEEVFSLHPIQPFNKAWRRENLIFNLGIGYPF; encoded by the coding sequence ATGAGGAATAAAGGCCAATTTACCATATGGCAGCTGTTAGGGTTGTTGACCTTGCTTCTGGCAGGGCAGGGGTGCTCCAACCTCAAATACCTGGAGGAGGGTCAAGAGTTATATACCGGCAGTCGCATTGCCTTTGAAAAGGAGGAAAAGATCTACGGGCTTGGTAAGGTGGAGGAGGAGCTTGAAGAAGTGATGAAGCCTGAACCCAATGGACGTTTTTTGGGATTGCGGATTCGCCTTTGGTTATACAATATTGCCGGGGAACCTACGGGTAAAGGGTTGAGACATTTGCTGAGGAACCGTTTTGGCAGGCCCCCTGTACTGTTTGAACAGGTTTCGGTACCGCGCACTTCCACATTATTGGAAAACCGCCTTCGCAATCTGGGTTTCTTCGATGCTTCGGTGGCCTATGAGGTGAAGCGCAAGGAGCAAAAAGCCAGTGTGGACTATACTGTAAGCCTGCGTCCCCCATACACCTTTGGAACCGTTCACCCCCTGACCGGGCATGACAGCCTGTCGGCCCTCATCAATCGTTCGGAAGAAGCCAGTTTGATAAAAACCGGGGATCTCTACCGTCTTGAAACCCTCAAGGAGGAAAGGGAGCGCATCGATAGAATCCTGAAAAGCCAGGGATATTATTTTTTCCATCCCGATTTCCTGCTTTTTCAGGCTGATACAACTATTGGGGAACGCAGCGTGGAGGTGTTCACAACTTTGAAGTCCGACAACCTTCCCCAGGCAGCCAAAGCCTACCGCATTGGCAATGTATATGTTCACGGCGATTACCTGTTCGACAGCGGCCAGCAGTTACCTGCCGCTGATACCCTGGTTTTCAGGGAAGGCCTGTATGTTTTCGACCGGGAAAAGCAGTTTAAGCCGGCTATGCTGGCCAATGCCATCTTCCTGCGGCGCGGCGAGTTGTACGATATAGAAAACCACGACCGTACGCTGAACCACCTGCTTGGGCTCGGGGTCTTTAAATTTGTGAACATTCGCTTTGAGGAAACCATGCTGGATAGCCTGCCGGCCCTGGATGTGCGCCTGTTGCTGACTCCGGTGGAGAAGAAGTCGCTCAATGCCGAGATCCTGGGGATTGCCAGGTCAAACCTTTTTGCAGGCCCCGGATTGAATTTGAGCTTCAGAAATCGCAATGCCCTGGGGGGCGCTGAACAGTTGCGCTTTACCACCAACACCTCTGTGGAGACCCTGATTGCGCGCAACCAGGACCCTGCCAACTCTGTGGAGGCAGGACTGGAAGGTGAATTCATCTTTCCGCGTTTTGTGATTCCATTCAATATAAGCCGCTCAGCTCCCATTCTCTTGCCTAAAACCAGCATCTCGCTAGCATTCAACTATTTGAGTCGCACCGACGCCTTCAACTTATCTTCAATAAAATTACAATACGGCTATTCGTGGAACCAGAAAATCACCTCCAATCACCGCTTGTCGCCCATAGTGCTGAACTGGTTCAATCTGGGTAAGGTTTCTGAAAATGCCAGTGCCAGTTTGGTGGAAGGGGCTTTGTTGCGCAGGGGGTTGTTTGAACAGTTCATTATCGGCTCGGAATATTCGCTAACCATAAATTCACAGTTGAGGGAAAAACGCCGGAACGACTGGTACCTTAACCTAAATGCAGACCTTTCGGGTAACCTTGCAAGGGGTTTGTTCAGCCTGGTGGATGCAAAGCAGGATGCGGAGGGAAGTTATCAGATTCTTGGTCAGGCCTTTTCACAATATGCCCGCTCGGATTTCGATATTCGCTTCTACCATCAGATTAACCGCAAACAAAGGATTGCCACACGCCTCATCGCCGGGGTAGGGGTGCCGTTCGGTAATTCGCAGACTCTTCCCTATGTGAAGCGTTTCAATATCGGGGGTTCCAATAGCATCAGGGCATTCCACCCCCGCACCCTTGGCCCGGGGGCCTATCAATCGCCCGACTCCCTTCAGGGGAGGTTCAACATCCAGCAAAGTGGAGACATCAAACTGGAGCTGAACCTGGAATACCGCTTCGACATCACCCGCTTTCTGAAAGGAGCCTTTTTTGTGGATGCCGGCAATGTATGGCGGCTGGAAGAGGATACCCTCGCGCCGGGCGGACAGTTCCAATTGGGCCGCTTTTACGAGCAAATCGCCGTGGGCGCAGGTATCGGCTTGCGGATCGATGTCAATTTCTTTGTGCTACGCTTCGACTTTGCCTTTCCGCTGATGGTTCCCTGGGAAGAGGTTTTTTCGTTGCATCCCATTCAGCCTTTCAATAAGGCTTGGCGCCGGGAAAACCTCATCTTTAATCTGGGGATCGGATATCCGTTTTAA